From Pan troglodytes isolate AG18354 chromosome 9, NHGRI_mPanTro3-v2.0_pri, whole genome shotgun sequence, the proteins below share one genomic window:
- the LOC100614081 gene encoding uncharacterized protein LOC100614081, which translates to MSTALSYWGPSTHTLSTSWGTAVGMRVLAPRGTAVGMRVLAPRGTAVGMRVLAPRGTAVGMRVLAPRGTAVGMRVLAPRGTAVGMRVLAPRGTAVGMRVLAPRGTAVGMRVLAPRGTAVGMRVLAPRGTAVGMRVLAPRGTAVGMRVLAPRGTAVGMRVLAPRGTAVGMRVLAPRGTAVGMRVLAPRGTAVGMRVLAPRGTAVGMRVLAPRGTAVGMRVLAPRGTAVGMRVLAPRGTAVGMRVLAPRGTAVGMRVLAPRGTAVGMRVLAPRGTAVGMRVLAPRGTAVGMRVLAPRGTAVGMRVLAPRGTAVGMRVLAPRGTAVGMRVLAPRGTAVGMRVLAPQLH; encoded by the coding sequence ATGAGTACAGCACTCAGTTATTGGGGCCCTTCCACCCACACGCTGTCCACTTCCTGGGGCACTGCTGTGGGCATGCGAGTGCTTGCTCCCCGGGGCACTGCTGTGGGCATGCGAGTGCTTGCTCCCCGGGGCACTGCTGTGGGCATGCGAGTGCTTGCTCCCCGGGGCACTGCTGTGGGCATGCGAGTGCTTGCTCCCCGGGGCACTGCTGTGGGCATGCGAGTGCTTGCTCCCCGGGGCACTGCTGTGGGCATGCGAGTGCTTGCTCCCCGGGGCACTGCTGTGGGCATGCGAGTGCTTGCTCCCCGGGGCACTGCTGTGGGCATGCGAGTGCTTGCTCCCCGGGGCACTGCTGTGGGCATGCGAGTGCTTGCTCCCCGGGGCACTGCTGTGGGCATGCGAGTGCTTGCTCCCCGGGGCACTGCTGTGGGCATGCGAGTGCTTGCTCCCCGGGGCACTGCTGTGGGCATGCGAGTGCTTGCTCCCCGGGGCACTGCTGTGGGCATGCGAGTGCTTGCTCCCCGGGGCACTGCTGTGGGCATGCGAGTGCTTGCTCCCCGGGGCACTGCTGTGGGCATGCGAGTGCTTGCTCCCCGGGGCACTGCTGTGGGCATGCGAGTGCTTGCTCCCCGGGGCACTGCTGTGGGCATGCGAGTGCTTGCTCCCCGGGGCACTGCTGTGGGCATGCGAGTGCTTGCTCCCCGGGGCACTGCTGTGGGCATGCGAGTGCTTGCTCCCCGGGGCACTGCTGTGGGCATGCGAGTGCTTGCTCCCCGGGGCACTGCTGTGGGCATGCGAGTGCTTGCTCCCCGGGGCACTGCTGTGGGCATGCGAGTGCTTGCTCCCCGGGGCACTGCTGTGGGCATGCGAGTGCTTGCTCCCCGGGGCACTGCTGTGGGCATGCGAGTGCTTGCTCCCCGGGGCACTGCTGTGGGCATGCGAGTGCTTGCTCCCCGGGGCACTGCTGTGGGCATGCGAGTGCTTGCTCCCCGGGGCACTGCTGTGGGCATGCGAGTGCTTGCTCCCCAGCTCCACTAG